In Flavobacterium lacustre, a genomic segment contains:
- a CDS encoding GNAT family N-acetyltransferase — translation MKPITIIKVTISDINELQKIGLQTFKETFADSNSEENMKSYLKEGFSVEKLTTELNNENSEFYFAKIDNEVIGYLKVNFGESQTELKDNKALEIERIYVSKEFHGKSIGQLLYSKAIEVAKHKGSEYAWLGVWEENPRAIRFYEKNGFVAFDKHIFKLGDDEQTDIMMKLKLN, via the coding sequence ATGAAACCCATAACAATTATAAAAGTAACAATAAGTGATATTAACGAATTACAAAAAATTGGGTTGCAAACTTTTAAGGAAACATTTGCAGATTCAAATTCCGAGGAAAACATGAAATCCTATCTCAAAGAAGGTTTCTCAGTTGAAAAATTAACCACAGAACTAAACAATGAAAATTCCGAGTTTTACTTTGCGAAGATTGATAATGAAGTAATAGGCTATTTAAAAGTCAATTTTGGAGAATCGCAAACCGAATTGAAAGACAATAAAGCACTTGAAATTGAGAGAATCTATGTTTCAAAAGAATTTCATGGAAAAAGCATTGGTCAATTACTTTATAGTAAAGCAATCGAAGTTGCTAAACATAAAGGTTCTGAATATGCTTGGTTGGGTGTTTGGGAAGAAAATCCAAGAGCAATCCGGTTTTATGAAAAAAATGGTTTTGTTGCATTTGACAAACACATTTTTAAATTGGGAGACGATGAACAAACAGACATAATGATGAAACTGAAACTAAATTAA
- a CDS encoding GNAT family N-acetyltransferase: MNITIRKSVEKDSEKIWNIMKELAVFEKYIDSFAITPEIVKESGFRKDSPDFYCIVAEYNEQITGILVYYFLPYTAQNRPAIYMKELYVDENYRGHKIGEKLMLALKEEAIKNNCEQIKWTVAPWNEGGKKFYEKLGAKENNDWLNYEWNLKHNA, from the coding sequence ATGAATATAACAATAAGAAAATCTGTAGAAAAAGACAGTGAAAAAATTTGGAACATAATGAAAGAATTGGCTGTTTTTGAAAAATACATTGACAGTTTTGCTATAACTCCTGAAATAGTAAAAGAGAGTGGCTTTCGAAAGGATTCACCAGACTTCTATTGTATTGTTGCTGAATACAACGAGCAAATTACGGGAATTCTCGTTTATTATTTTCTACCTTATACAGCACAAAACCGACCAGCAATTTATATGAAAGAACTATATGTTGATGAAAATTATAGAGGTCATAAAATTGGCGAAAAATTAATGTTAGCGCTAAAAGAAGAAGCAATAAAAAATAATTGCGAACAAATAAAATGGACTGTTGCACCCTGGAACGAAGGAGGCAAAAAATTTTATGAAAAATTGGGAGCCAAAGAAAACAACGATTGGCTTAATTATGAATGGAATTTAAAACATAACGCCTAA
- a CDS encoding Crp/Fnr family transcriptional regulator, translated as MDIDQIIDKIHPLSSSAKLMLKKNVEEVNFPKHSIIIRADKIEKNIYFIKIGIARTFSIIDDDEITFSFGKEGDTIASLKSYIANQKGYESIELLEDCVLYKLNTENLKNLFNENIEIANWGRKFAENELIKAEERLISRQLGTATERYIELLKNYPDLIQRVQLGYIASYLGITQVSLSRIRTNIK; from the coding sequence ATGGATATTGACCAAATAATAGACAAAATACATCCACTTTCTTCGTCAGCTAAACTTATGCTCAAAAAAAATGTTGAAGAAGTAAATTTTCCCAAACATAGCATTATCATACGAGCTGACAAGATTGAAAAAAATATCTATTTTATCAAAATAGGAATAGCTCGGACATTTTCTATTATAGACGATGACGAAATTACCTTTTCTTTTGGAAAAGAAGGTGATACAATAGCTTCTTTGAAAAGCTATATAGCCAATCAAAAAGGATATGAAAGCATCGAGCTATTAGAAGATTGTGTTCTTTATAAACTTAACACGGAAAACCTTAAAAATCTATTTAATGAGAATATTGAAATTGCAAATTGGGGTAGAAAGTTCGCAGAAAATGAACTCATAAAAGCAGAAGAAAGACTTATTTCCCGACAACTCGGAACTGCTACTGAACGATATATTGAACTTTTAAAAAACTATCCAGACTTGATTCAAAGAGTTCAACTAGGGTACATCGCTTCATATTTAGGCATAACACAAGTAAGTTTAAGCCGTATTAGAACAAATATAAAATAA
- a CDS encoding gluconokinase: protein MKKSYIGIDIGTTATKAVCFDSGGKVLRQLTKNYPMYHPEPNWSVQKPGEILSAVLDCIAEITSGIQPEFISFSSAMQSIMAIDATGNPLTDAVLWADNRACALAETLKNSAAGRSFYQKTGIPIHPFSPMTKMDWFKKNDAVLWAKTFKFISIKEYIWHHLTGEYVIDSSMASGTGLMNIHTLAWDRTILNYLELEQQHLSVIVSPTHQSQGLADGFRYIIGGGDGALANLGTGAMAEGRMALSIGTSGAVRLPVSAPYIDLEMRTQCYHVLDQHYLKLGAVNNGAIVLQWLKESILKTDASFETLFEQAQTVPAGSDGLLFVPYLLGERAPIWDASAQGSLLGIQINHTQAHLIRATLEGIVLGLFSVTEILLPDVESRSPITIMASGGFGKSDLWLQMVADIFQMKVAVAETVEASAWGAVLIGFKALGIEHATADTPEKFFFPNENHRLVYEHQFEKFKRVYPLLKTLSL from the coding sequence ATGAAAAAGAGCTACATCGGGATTGACATTGGCACTACGGCAACAAAGGCGGTTTGTTTTGACAGCGGCGGAAAAGTCCTGCGCCAATTGACGAAAAATTATCCTATGTATCATCCGGAACCCAACTGGAGTGTGCAGAAACCGGGAGAAATTTTATCGGCAGTTTTAGATTGTATTGCGGAAATTACGAGCGGTATTCAACCGGAATTCATCAGTTTTAGTTCGGCGATGCAAAGCATTATGGCGATTGACGCTACCGGAAACCCGCTCACTGATGCTGTTTTATGGGCTGATAATCGCGCTTGTGCTTTAGCTGAAACCCTGAAGAATTCAGCAGCAGGTCGTTCGTTTTATCAAAAGACCGGGATTCCTATTCATCCTTTTTCACCGATGACTAAAATGGATTGGTTCAAAAAGAACGATGCGGTGCTGTGGGCAAAGACTTTTAAATTCATTAGTATCAAAGAATATATTTGGCATCATCTGACGGGAGAATATGTGATTGATTCTTCGATGGCATCGGGGACTGGATTGATGAACATTCATACCTTAGCCTGGGACCGTACGATTTTAAATTATTTGGAACTGGAACAGCAACACCTTTCAGTTATTGTTTCACCAACGCACCAAAGCCAAGGACTTGCAGATGGTTTTCGTTATATCATTGGGGGCGGTGACGGTGCTTTGGCCAATCTAGGCACGGGCGCTATGGCAGAAGGGCGAATGGCATTATCGATTGGGACCAGTGGCGCAGTGCGTTTGCCGGTTTCTGCACCTTATATCGATTTGGAAATGCGGACGCAATGTTATCATGTATTAGACCAACACTATCTAAAATTGGGCGCGGTTAACAATGGCGCTATTGTGTTGCAATGGTTGAAAGAATCTATTTTGAAAACAGACGCATCGTTTGAAACTCTTTTTGAACAAGCCCAAACTGTTCCTGCCGGTTCGGATGGTTTATTATTTGTTCCTTATTTATTGGGCGAAAGAGCTCCCATTTGGGATGCTTCGGCGCAAGGTAGTTTGTTGGGGATTCAGATTAATCATACTCAAGCGCATTTGATTCGGGCTACTTTAGAAGGTATTGTATTGGGGTTGTTTAGTGTCACGGAAATTCTTCTTCCTGATGTTGAGAGCAGAAGCCCAATTACGATTATGGCGAGTGGCGGATTTGGAAAAAGTGACCTTTGGTTGCAAATGGTGGCTGATATTTTCCAGATGAAAGTTGCGGTAGCCGAAACAGTTGAAGCCTCGGCTTGGGGAGCAGTATTGATTGGATTTAAAGCCCTCGGTATTGAACATGCGACAGCAGATACGCCCGAAAAATTCTTCTTCCCCAATGAAAATCATCGATTGGTGTATGAGCACCAATTTGAAAAATTCAAACGGGTTTATCCTTTGTTGAAAACCTTATCCTTATAA